One part of the Eucalyptus grandis isolate ANBG69807.140 chromosome 10, ASM1654582v1, whole genome shotgun sequence genome encodes these proteins:
- the LOC104421745 gene encoding phosphatidylinositol-3-phosphatase myotubularin-1 yields MHRPSRAAPLGGGSPEPEKMEGAGSWDVLEWNQFEPMSTSVSLGKCDFLLEAEQVVAEGYGVVLVNTDEAGTVLVTNYRILFLSEGTRNIIPLGTIPLATIEKISKIVVKGQSAPRQPEKNPSQRLLQVIGKDMRIIVFGFRPRTKQRRNIYEALLRYTKPAGLRDLYAFVSGPSKYRNTNPKLRLLVEYFRLIGGRPPHASMSMLEDCSFTVANEFWRISSVNANYTLCQTYPFALIVPKCISDEEILQASNFRARGRLPVVTWCHPGTGAVLARSSQPLVGLMMNMRSNTDEKLVAALCSNLSGVKGTRRKLYIADARPRKNALANGAMGGGSESSSNYLQSEIVFFGIDNIHAMRESLARLREYLDTHGATSSDGLSSFLRHGGWTWGGGNLSSMSASVSTLGDSGWLIHVQSVLAGSAWIAARVALESASVLVHCSDGWDRTTQLVSLASLLLDPYYRTFAGFQALVEKDWLAFGHPFSDRFGLPTTSGGDNATFELSRQSSTGSYSSSPMRQSSGSFPTQAPGSSHSQASNNCSPIFLQWVDCISQLLRMYPFAFEFSLTFLVDFLDCVLSSRFGNFLCNSEKERQQCSASEACGCLWAYLEDLRNLEGKSHVHYNLFYDKSKHNGPLLPPAAALAPTLWPQFHLRWACPSEAQAGELEAQCRNMAMKFSELQKAKEVAERKAKEVAAAVESLSADLRRERQLNASAVNLAKKASKENSAIKRAIQSLGCKVHFSGNGDCTVDIEANPTTSPQVSLYSYSKRESDDPIQRNEKSDLSVSITVVDDEVLPNNPINRVCESLCPMRTRDGGCRWPDAGCAQLGSQFVGLRANFDAFDRLSIYDSYFDSDKL; encoded by the exons ATGCATCGGCCGTCGCGGGCGGCGCCGCTCGGCGGAGGATCCCCCGAGCCGGAGAAGATGGAGGGCGCTGGCAGCTGGGACGTCCTCGAATGGAACCAGTTCGAG ccAATGTCGACGTCCGTCTCCCTCGGGAAGTGCGATTTCCTGCTCGAGGCCGAACAAGTCGTTGCGGAG GGGTATGGCGTAGTCCTTGTTAACACTGATGAAGCGGGTACTGTGTTAGTGACAAATTATCGTATTCTCTTTTTG aGTGAAGGAACGAGGAATATCATTCCACTGGGTACTATACCACTTGCAACTATTGAGAAGATTAGCAAGATT GTTGTAAAAGGTCAATCGGCGCCACGTCAGCCTGAAAAGAACCCTTCTCAACGGCTACTTCAAGTCATTG GTAAAGATATGAGAATTATTGTCTTTGGCTTTCGCCCTCGGACTAAGCAG AGACGTAATATTTATGAAGCACTGCTGAGATATACCAAGCCAGCTGGACTACGGGATCTTTATGCTTTTGTCTCAGGACCATCCAAGTACAGAAACACTAATCCTAAGTTGCGTTTGTTGGTTGAGTATTTTCGGCTTATTGGAGGAAGACCTCCCCATGCTTCAATGAGTATGCTCGAAGATTGTTCGTTCACAGTGGCTAATGAGTTTTGGAGAATAAGTAGTGTGAATGCAAACTATACACTGTGCCAGACTTACCCGTTTGCCTTAATTGTTCCAAAATGCATTAG TGACGAAGAAATTCTTCAGGCCTCAAATTTCCGAGCGAGGGGTCGATTGCCTGTAGTCACCTGGTGTCATCCAG GGACAGGTGCAGTGCTTGCACGTTCTTCCCAGCCTTTGGTTGGTCTCATGATGAATATGAGGAG CAACACAGATGAAAAGCTTGTAGCTGCActttgttcaaacctttctgGTGTGAAGGGGACGCGGAG GAAGCTTTACATTGCTGATGCAAGACCAAGAAAAAATGCTTTGGCTAATGGTGCCATGGGGGGAGGTTCCGAGTCATCTTCCAATTATCTGCAGTCTGAG ATAGTTTTCTTTGGGATAGACAACATCCATGCAATGAGGGAAAGTCTAGCTCGGCTCAGGGAGTATCTGGATACTCATGGGGCAACCTCATCAGATGGATTGTCCTCATTCTTG AGACATGGTGGCTGGACTTGGGGTGGGGGCAATCTTAGTAGTATGTCCGCTTCAGTATCTACACTTGGAGACAGTGGTTGGCTAATACACGTCCAGAGTGTTTTGGCTGGTTCAGCTTGGATTGCAGCACGTGTTGCTTTAGAGTCAGCTTCGGTACTTGTCCACTGCAG TGATGGGTGGGATAGAACGACTCAGTTGGTTTCACTTGCAAGCTTGTTGCTTGATCCATACTATCGGACTTTTGCCGGGTTCCAG GCACTTGTGGAAAAAGACTGGCTAGCATTTGGCCATCCATTTTCAGATCGTTTTGGACTGCCAACTACATCTGGAGGTGACAACGCAACCTTTGAGTTATCTAGGCAATCTTCGACTGGGAGTTACTCATCATCACCAATGCGCCAGTCATCAGGATCATTCCCAACTCAAGCACCCGGCTCGTCTCATAGTCAGGCCTCAAATAATTGTTCTCCCATATTTTTGCAG TGGGTTGACTGCATCTCGCAACTATTGAGGATGTATCCATTTGCTTTTGAGTTTTCCTTG ACATTTCTGGTTGACTTCTTGGACTGCGTGCTTTCTTCTCGCTTTGGGAACTTCTTATGCAACAG TGAGAAGGAGAGGCAGCAGTGCAGCGCCTCTGAGGCTTGTGGATGTTTGTGGGCTTATTTGGAGGATTTACGCAATTTGGAGGGGAAATCTCATGTGCACTATAACCTCTTTTATGATAAATCAAAACATAATGGTCCACTGTTGCCTCCAGCTGCTGCTTTAGCCCCAACACTTTGGCCGCAGTTTCACCTTCGTTGGGCTTGCCCCTCTGAAGCCCAAGCAGGGGAACTTGAAGCTCAATGCCGCAACATGGCTatgaaattttctgaattgcAGAAG GCAAAGGAAGTGGCAGAAAGAAAAGCTAAAGAAGTAGCGGCTGCTGTGGAATCTTTATCTGCAGATTTACGGAGGGAGAGGCAACTGAATGCTTCTGCTGTGAACTTGGCCAAAAAAGCTAGTAAAGAAAATTCGGCTATAAAGCGTGCGATTCAGTCCCTGGGATGCAAGGTCCACTTCTCTGGAAATGGGGATTGCACAGTTGACATTGAAGCTAATCCCACAACGAGCCCGCAAGTGTCTTTGTATTCTTATTCAAAAAGAGAGTCGGATGATCCCATCCAACGCAATGAGAAATCCGACCTCTCTGTATCAATCACTGTAGTGGATGATGAAGTTCTTCCCAATAACCCAATCAATCGTGTTTGTGAAAGTTTATGCCCGATGCGCACACGCGATGGGGGTTGTCGGTGGCCGGATGCTGGTTGTGCCCAGTTGGGCAGCCAGTTTGTCGGATTGAGGGCGAACTTTGATGCGTTTGACCGGCTCTCCATTTATGACAGCTACTTTGACTCGGATAAACTATAG
- the LOC104421746 gene encoding uncharacterized protein LOC104421746, translating into MADKDGILVSSEAPKDQKKNAFPFFPNFGFKFPFQFPKKDPTPVKEPELAGAGGGGGRESEGEKPDVVMFPRKPLEPPPALKLEVEEEAGKTSNPVILWQVYALGGFLILKWVWGRWQERKARKGGDDKATDDDAQESAPDDSLCISKKITHSFLQYVVWYSGFVYS; encoded by the exons ATGGCTGATAAAGATGGGATCTTGGTGAGCAGTGAAGCCCCCAAGGACCAGAAGAAGAACGCCTTCCCCTTCTTCCCCAACTTCGGTTTCAAGTTCCCATTCCAATTCCCCAAGAAGGACCCCACCCCGGTGAAGGAACCCGAGCTGGCTGGcgctggcggcggcggcggccgcgaGAGCGAGGGCGAGAAGCCCGACGTCGTGATGTTCCCTCGCAAGCCCCTGGAGCCTCCGCCTGCGTTGAAGCTCGAGGTCGAGGAGGAGGCCGGGAAGACGTCGAACCCCGTGATTTTGTGGCAG GTCTATGCGCTTGGGGGCTTCCTCATCTTGAAGTGGGTCTGGGGAAGATGGCAAGAGAGGAAGGCCAGGAAGGGTGGCGATGATAAAGCTACCGATGATGATGCCCAAGAGTCTGCACCTGATGATTCACTTTGCATTAGCAAAAAGATCACTCACTCTTTTCTTCAATATGTTGTGTGGTATAGTGGTTTTGTATACTCTTAA